The stretch of DNA aaatatgaggtgaaagaaaaatggtaaaaatacagtagtagtctatctgtgcggcaggagataaagttagcacacgcacaatggacatgcgtcaagtgagatggatgtaacagagagaatctggccacttttcaaaataaaacataaaaaaaaaataatggaaatatttttttctttcagtgcggcccggtaccaaataaCACACGGCCCGGGGGCTGGGGATCACTACAGTagtacatcacaaaaatgtgtgTTATCATGTTTATAATATGGAGGTAGCTATagcatgtttttaacatttattacattttttgtatatagtgtatttaaGTATAGTGAACTTTTCTTTAACAATGTTAACTCATAACTTGGATGGGAGAAATTACATGGTTCTACTGCCTTATAGTGGTGCTATACATTTGAACTTTAGTTAAAGTTACCACATCTGGCTCAGGTggcaaaaaatgttgtttttatgggcaagtattatcataatattatagaaACTCTACAATTGTTGACGATAGTCACAACAGCATGTTTGTCGCACATCCACCGTGgttgtgcattgttttgtgGCCGTGTCCGGGGTTGCGCATACACACGGAGCTCTGCCAGGCTCACGttgctaaaaatgtgttttgtgctgtACGGTTTTCTACTAAACTATCATGACAGCAGCAAAACACCCGACACAGACTGTGATGATAGGTCACGCTCGCCATGATTATGCGTATCCATTCCATCATCGGTCAGAGCGTGTTTACTCACACAAGCATAAACAGATGGAAAAACAGGCCAAATGCAAAAATGTCTCAATAGACCTGCATACATTTGAACCAAACTTGATTTTTGGTCACCAGACTGCATCATGTGACTGTGTAAACTTCAAGGAGTAATGAATcccacattacacacacacacacaggtatttAGTGGGGGTCAGGTGAGTCCTTGTGATTGGTGGAAGAGCTTTCTGCCTAATCTGGCAGAGCCTTTAAACAAACCTATCTGAATATTTTCTACCAAGACACCCAGAAGGAGTGTAGGAGAAACTGAGAGGACATGAGGGAATACATCTGGAACAACGTGAAGGATTTCATTTGGTCAAACCCTGCTGTTGTTGACCAGGTAAGCCTTCACCCTTACTGCACAGTATGCATGTTTATTTTGCAACTTTGCAATAAATGCAtgcttattttgttatataaaaCAGATGATAATGGAGATTGAGGTGTATTATATATCGTGTTAGATTCAGGGAATGAGCATTGTGGTCTTGATATCTCATTGGATATTGGACAGCGTACCTTTACCTGGATATTGTGCATTCAGTTTTAATGAATACTGTCAGTGAATTTGCCTTAAGGCAGTCTTGAGTGATGCAAGCGTGTACTCACTTGTAAGTGAAATCAGACTGTAATCAATCTCCGCTTCTTATTTTAGAGGAATGCTTGCTTAAGATGCTGCTATTGACACACAAACTGTGATGCTGTTGGAGCACAGAGGGTGAAATGACTGTCACATTTTGCATGTCAATGTGTTGGAACAGAACCTGCATGTGGATGAGGGTGATAAGAACTCAAGCCGAGGGAACTGGGCCAGTAAGAAGGAGTACATCCTCTCTACAATCGGTTATGCTGTTGGCCTCGGGAATATCTGGAGATTTCCATATCTGGCCTACAAGAATGGAGGGGGTGAGTGTATTTGATCAAAAGTATTTTACTACAGAAAACCATTCATTTCCAGTCCTTTATCTTTGAGCAGGAGCCTTTCTTATACCTTATTTTGTGATGTTGGTGGTTGCTGGGATTCCTCTTTTCTTCCTGGAAAGTGCATTGGGACAATTCTGCAGCCAAGGACCAATTCATGTGTGGAGAGCAGTGCCAATACTACAGGGTAAGAATGTCCGACCTGTTGGATTGAAGATTAACACTAATGATAATGGTTAGTGGTCAGTGGAGCTTTAACGTCTCAccgttgtttgtttttcaaggaCTGTGTCTACCTGATGTTCAATGACTTTACTTTCAGAATCGGAGCAGTATGAATGAAAAATGATGGTATATGCATTCCCTTCGAACATCAACCGAACACAAGTAGATTGTTCCATTATGTACTGATATAGGAAGcttacaacagcaaaaaatgtttttcaaaaagGTAACGCAAGAACCACTTTGCCTGGTAACTCattccatttttgaaagagtAATTCATTTAGTAATTAAATTACTGTTtggggaaagtaactagtaactataacAAATTACTTTTctaaagtaatttgcccaacgaTTCAGCTAGACAAGCTGTCcactgttggagatgaaattctccgcaCCCTATTAAGACCACAAGGACCACTTTAGTAAATGAATTAAACTAATTTGACCTCCCCTTACATGTTCGTTAAACTCCAATTATGAGAAGGATAGAAGACTCACACTCCAATTGacaatttacaaaatgtattgaaaataatTCAGACAGAATCATTTCCCATTCCTGGGATATCCGGGCTAACTGTTTCTCCTCATGTCCTCCTGcggcttcctgaccagaaggagaGAGAGTCGGTCTTGTTCGCTAGTCCCTTCTCCCTTTTGTTGTTGTAGATTCGCCATTCCTTGCATTCTTTGGTGATATGTGTGTGATGACAACAGCTGAGCATTGTGTCTTAGCTGAAGTGGCACCTTTTTCTGTACAAAAGAGCACATGCCCTCCCAGGATAGTACATCCTATCTGACTGCTGAAGCCGGCTGGTGCCAGCTGATCATGCATTTTTATCTTTGTGTTCTCTCTCCCCTTTCATCTACTTAAACCAATGTTCATCTATTCAGCTAACagtttaataaaacaatataatcCTACACCTCTGTTCTACTGTAATGTATGTCCAACTTTCACTTCTATAGTATTAAAATGGTAATAAAAATTGGTTGCGTTTGTTGAACGCCTCACTAATAAAGCATAGGCGAAACTGTTCATAGTAAATATATCAAATGGACAACAAATAGTAGATAAATAAGACCACTAATGACGTTAGTTGAACCGAAGCTAATGCATAAAGTCTGTTTCCGCCTTCATAAATTATTCATAGCCTTCTTATTCGACTTCAAGGGAATGTTATTTGAACTACACAGGAAATTGTGCCTAGTCAAGGAACAACAGAAGTCAGAAGAACAATTGTTCCGTATTTGCTGCAGGTGTtggtgttgccatggtgatggtgACCCTCATAGTGTCCATCTACTACAATGTCATCATCGCCTACAGCCTGTATTACATGTTTGCATCCTTCCAGTCTCCCCTACTTTGGTCCAGTTGCATCGGCTGGGCTGACAGCAACTGCAGCGACTCGcccaaaggtgttttttttttttttttttacttagatGTACAACTCAAAGATTATGATGTGAAAACTCcatgatgtacatgtatacgCAAACCATTGACTTGTCTTCTCTCTTTCTGTAGTGTACTGCAATATAAGTGGTGTTTTAGTGGCCAACTGGACTCAAGAAAACATAAGCTGTCCGTCAACCAACAAGATAAGAGTTCCAGTGCAGAGCCCCAGTGAGCAGTACTGGGAGTAAGGATGTCCCACTCACGTTTGCACACATTGGTCTACTGTATGTGGTTGTAAATGACAGGTGTCTTCGTTTGTTCCTTAGTCGTGTGGCTCTACAGAGATCCAGTAGTATCGAGGAGACAGGTCCAGTCGTTTGGCACTTGGCTCTCTGTTTGCTGCTCAGCTCCATCCTTGTTGCTGCGACGCTAATCAAAGGCATCAAGTCATCAGGAAAAGTACGTTGATAACTAAGAGAATGCACCCTTGATGGACTAATTGGCTGTCCACTGAAACGGCAAACTATTTGATcttttcagcctttcatccacacggcaacggcattctgggtgccttgaaacagcatttttctttaaaCTGACTGAAAATCTGACTGACTTAtgtgcatgtgttctttctttctCTACAGTTTTGGTATGTCATGTggttttgtctgtgtgtgtgtttacagcggcacacataggtgtgccttatgtatttcatcattttcaccTGGTGATCCAGCTTGAAAATGTACCTGTGTGATGGTGACCATTTACTGATCCCACACTCTGAGGacgcgattttttttttcaacccttcaaaaaaaacaaaaaagcaggactgttcccgtgtggacagggcctaagccTACAAAAGCCGTACTTTCAGTGTGCCTCCAGATAAAGCATCAAGCTCATTAAATATCCATTATCACAGCATGATGTTTTGCCCGTTGCTTGTCCAGGTTGTGTATTTCACTGCTACGTTCCCATACGTGGTGCTTGTGATCCTGCTGATCAGAGGGGTGACACTGGAGGGAGCAATAGATGGGATAGAGTTCTACATCGGTTCCCGGTCCAACTTGACCAAGCTGACTGAGGCACAAGTATGGTTTTGAGGATTTAATAAACGATAGACTGAAGAATGGTTTGATTCAACATCACTGTGTGTTTTAGGTGTGGAAAGACGCTGCAACTCAGACCTTCTACTCTTTGGCCATTGGTTGGGGAGGAGTCATGACACTTGCTTCCTATAGCAAATTCCACAACAACATGTTGAAGGATTCATTTGCTGTGACGCTCACTAATGCTGGTAAGAGCACAATGCAGTTCGACACCACAACCACAATTAGAAACATATTATTCAACTTGTAAAGGCGTAATCTTTTGACACAGCTTATAGATTATACTTGTACAAGGGGTCATAGTCATgtgggtaaaaataaaaaaaatactcaatCAATGTTATATCCAGCTGacgttgggcgagaggcggggtacaccctggactggttgccagccaatcgcagatcaATGTTATATGTTATGCAAAATTAGTTGATTATACTGCATGTTTTTTATCTTCTCCAAGGCACCAGTGTGCTGGCTGGCTTTGCCATATTTTCCATCTTGGGCCACATGGCTCACGTTTACAAAGTGCCTGTCGAAGAAGTGGTAAAGGAAGGTGAGTCAGAAACACAGCATCAACGTTATATCATTATGTCTAATTGTCTAATATTTGTTTCTGTGTGCTTGGGCAGGATTTGGCTTGGCCTTCATTGCATACCCCGATGCTCTGTCGAAACTTCCTGTTTCCCCTCTGTGGtcctttttattctttttcatGCTGCTGACTGTTGGTCTCGACAGTCAGTTTGCAGGAATAGGTGAGACATCAGGGGCTAAATAATAGAACACACCTTTCAGTGTGATGCAGCGACAACTGCAATCataaaaatattgttaaaattCTGTATTGGCCCAAATAGGAGCAAAAAatattgtgttatatttgtggtgttgAACGACTTCTGCTCAAGGGAGTCAGAGCttttttcctgtcactcacacagtaACCTAGAGAGATGCAACCTCTCTGCTCAAAAAAGTGTCTCAACGGTTGGGCAAGTGAGCAAACAACGGAGGAACTATGATGCAAATTTTACGATAACAGTGATCAATGATGCAAAATCATGTTGAGCAGTTGagaaatatatcattttttattgcttcactgatattgaaaacatgatttttggtttttaattattatttttttttcatcttaaataataattttcccATAAACgcgggttgtcttatattcaaggttgtcttatatttgggtcactATGGTAATACCACCGGGAGAGTGGGCATCATGTAGTCTTGTATTGGGTCTCATTAGATTGTACAGGGACCGAATACCTGTACACACCTAATGTAGACCATTGCAGTCACAGCACACTATCCTAAACTTGTGATCTGTTCTTGGATTTAGAGGTGATCACGACCTGCCTGATTGACTCTTTCCCTAAAAGCTTCACATCCAAACATGCCCTTCTTACCATAATGACCAGTGTGCTTCTCTACCTGCTGGGTTTGCCTTGTGTCACTCAGGTAAGTCTTGTGTTACCGATGTGTTTCACACTGAATGTGACGTACCTGAtcaatgtatgtgtgtacaggCAGGAATATACTGGGTGACTCTCATCGACCAGTTTGTTGCCAGTTGGGTTCTGCTCATTTTGGCTCTCTTGGAGATCATTGGTGTCGTCTACGTATATGGTAAGTAACAGTGGAAGATGTGTGAAAATGAAATTGACCTGGCTCATTAAATGGttcttcttgtttatttttctgaAGGGGGAAACCTTTTTATCAGAGATGCAGAGATGATGCTTGGCGAGAAGAGTTGCACCTATTGGCTTTGGTGGAGAGTGTGTTGGTTCGTCCTTAGTCCCTGTGTGATAGTGGTAAGAGCACGCTGCAaacactagggatgagcgagtacaccactatctgtatctgttcacccatctaaaggatctgtatccgtatctgtactgtAGTTGCTGTATgaagttgctgtatttattgtttattattcagcaatatgtgtgctgtgtatgtgtgcaagcgatctgtaagactttgttgtttaattattttttaatgatctgtgtgactttatatcaccagctgGAGGGGCTgtcactgtatgtgtatgtgactggccaatcacagagcgtgaagagtgaatacataagcaGTTAACCAATGAGGATGTTCCTTCATGACGATTATGGAtcatgacgagctgtactcgtttcatgctcttactctgcaaaaatgcatcatccgtaatggatactagtctaaaacgagtatccggttCATCCCTATTAAAATCCCACTCAATGATTATTGCCTGAGTGGAGCTACCAATATGAAATCCAAAGAGATTCCGATGCAAGTGAAGAAGGCCATCAGtagatggggaaaaaacaacataaatctAGAGATAGAATAAACCTTAGGTCCGGCCAAATTCACAGTTTGGTGCGACCCTGTAAATAAGTTGAGCACTATTTTCCAAGACCTGTATTTGAAAAAGTGAAttgcaataaaaacatttttaaaaagcagtgcAATGAGACGGCGATAGAGTTGGCCCAACTAACTGTGCACTTTTGTCCATCATGGTGAACAACAGTCCAAAATGTCAGAACGTCATTCTATTCTAGTTCAGTATGTCTTGGTCTTGTCTCACCATTAGCTTAAAATTTAACATTATAACTCTTCCTTCCTCATCTGTGACCCTAACAAGGACAAGTGTTATGGAAACTGAACGGATGGTTGGCTGGATTCTTCTTCCCTTGTTTTGCTAATTTGCCCAAACtcagtgacaagaagaaaagctctgtctcgcttggggagaagtcaTTTGGCGCCAAGGGTCGGTttccatgtataaatctctacacccgaaatataagatgacccatCTTTTCGGGACACATACAGTCGTTCTTTGGTTCAGTGTGGTACTTTGTAGATGTACCGAGAGTTGGGACCGCAGAATGGATGCTAGTTGTCACTTTTTCTGTACAGGTGATCCTGATCTGGTCTCTGATGACCTTCACGCCCCCCACCTATGGGAGAGTCCAGTACCCAGTCTGGGCACTAGCTCTGGGATGGTGCATGGTAGCATTTATCCTTCTTTGGATTCCAGTCATCGCTGCGTATAAGCTGATAAGAGCACAGGGAAATGCATTGGAGGTATGTgtgcaactgtgtgtgtgtcttctgtGATCATTCTTCATTCAACAAATCCTGATAACTCACTTTTTACAGCGTGTGAAATCATTGTGCTCTCCCTCGGAAAAATGGCATCCTTATCTGGACGACCATCGTGGTGAGCGGTACTCAGAAGAACACTGCAGGCGCAGAAAGACCCACAGCCAGCAGACCAGGCAGGAACCACATATACATGTCATCTCCAGCTCATGGTTATAATGGTTTGGTGGTTATGTTTACGGCAATTGCTCTCAGTGAGTCACacaaattgatgtgaaatgtgtTGAACGTTTTGCTGACACAGCAAAATAAACAGCTATTTTCTTTTTTCGAAGCAAGACAACAACCGACTGTGTTTACTGTGTGTGAGAGACTAGACTTGAAGGACTTGAAGATCTAGTGACATCTTATGGTGAACGTATAAAATTGCACCATTTGACCTCAACCAGCCACAGACAAAACATGTAACCACCCTCTCTACCACCTCTTCCCAGAATCACCCAGTGGGTAAACTATATAGTGGCATCATTTCATGGCTTTCCCCACAACTACTGAGTAAAATCATGTCACAAATGCTCTTCGTGATTTCACGCCCCTTAATGAGTACGTTACACAACTGTGTAATACAgtaaaacatgtactgtaactgACCGTTGCTGCCTTTTCTTTTCATGTTGTCTTGCATTTAGTGTTGTCACAGATTTGGGCTTATACACACTACAGTGCTGACCAAATGTATTAGACCACCACCCAATGTAAGATTTATGTCAGAGTATTTACCAAAATTGTTTGTAACGTTTCTGTAATGGTTTATACACCAGTACATAGAATGTCTTTAACCAAAATTAgatttttaatgcttgaaatgtaattatgggccgcacggtggacgaATGGTTCGCATGTTGCAGCACGTGCAATGACATTTTTAGTactaaatccttttttttttaaagatttctaAACTATTTAttcgttttattttatttatgttctcattaatacatttattcagcACGGTAAGTCAGAAACAAATAACAGAGCGCCAATGCTGGGTTGCACGTGACATCACGTCTGGTTGCAGGAGTCACGGGCTGAAACAGATGTAGCTACGAATTCAAGTCATGTGAAGTCAGAGAAAAGAAGCCAcatgtcatgatctgtgtgctgctctgctgccctctggctgttttctgttgcagcacacgtgTACTGGCAGGAGGATCTAATTTGGCACACCTGCATGCAATTAAGGACGCTCTTCTTAAACTGCAGCCAGACACTAGTCCAGTGCGGGATTGTTACACAGCCTACGCCAACTACCTGCTCTTTCCAGCATCTAGTTCTCTTGTATCGCTACTCTCTGGTCAGCTACTGCAGTTTATGCCTTCCCTTCCTGCAGTTGGGTATTTCCCTGCAGTAGTGAGTGTCTTTTTCCTGCTtgattgttcagcagtgttttcagttgttttctgccttctttttgtgtttttgtattttccactctgttagTTTTCCGCAGCACCCTTAGTTATACCACCGTTTTCCCTGTGATTAGATCCAGGAggtttctgttgtactttgtatttttgttgtatgtttttccaCGTGTTTTTCCACGTGAGACGAATTTGctgtctctgcattttggaatcCAAGTCCCGGCATAGCCGTTCCTAACACCACATATGTGCGTGTTATTGCACGTTCAAATAGGGATTTTGGGAAAAGTCGTTACAGTCGTCGCTCGCCACTTTGAATTTTGGgcttgttacattgatgagacaatagccactgcagaaaGTAGGctgtccaaaaacaacaaactctcgcaatgctaacgtgtgagtcaatgttatgtcttatttatgtctgatatgtcttattttctgttatgtctgtCAGGTTCTTTTAGACTaaagccagcctgcacttggAAAGGCTAAGAAGATCATTAAGATGCGCTTtgtcaactcaactccagttgTTTGTCTTTCAATTCACACTTCAGCTATTTATAGAAGCTTGTCAGGTTAGGTTAATAACCTCTCAGTCAAAGAGGTCTTTGATGTATACAAGGACAGTCATGTAtagtcatgtgatgcttatttttaactatactgtatattctcaaataagccaaatttgaCCGAACAATGTCTACTATAATGTTATACTAAATGTAATActataatacaagtgtaaaggtgacgataggtgtgttatttcatgtcgagagggctctaataataaaaaatatatttagaaggttgcaaacaggtgctctaactatgaaaatatttataaaaaaggaatcctacttcgcggacattcacttaccacggttgggtctggaaccaattaaccgcaataaacgagggattacagtacTGTACTTAGTCCACtgtaagtgaaaaaagttcaacaaccaaccaaccaaaaaaaaaaaacaa from Dunckerocampus dactyliophorus isolate RoL2022-P2 chromosome 8, RoL_Ddac_1.1, whole genome shotgun sequence encodes:
- the LOC129185853 gene encoding sodium- and chloride-dependent neutral and basic amino acid transporter B(0+)-like yields the protein MREYIWNNVKDFIWSNPAVVDQNLHVDEGDKNSSRGNWASKKEYILSTIGYAVGLGNIWRFPYLAYKNGGGAFLIPYFVMLVVAGIPLFFLESALGQFCSQGPIHVWRAVPILQGVGVAMVMVTLIVSIYYNVIIAYSLYYMFASFQSPLLWSSCIGWADSNCSDSPKVYCNISGVLVANWTQENISCPSTNKIRVPVQSPSEQYWDRVALQRSSSIEETGPVVWHLALCLLLSSILVAATLIKGIKSSGKVVYFTATFPYVVLVILLIRGVTLEGAIDGIEFYIGSRSNLTKLTEAQVWKDAATQTFYSLAIGWGGVMTLASYSKFHNNMLKDSFAVTLTNAGTSVLAGFAIFSILGHMAHVYKVPVEEVVKEGFGLAFIAYPDALSKLPVSPLWSFLFFFMLLTVGLDSQFAGIEVITTCLIDSFPKSFTSKHALLTIMTSVLLYLLGLPCVTQAGIYWVTLIDQFVASWVLLILALLEIIGVVYVYGGNLFIRDAEMMLGEKSCTYWLWWRVCWFVLSPCVIVVILIWSLMTFTPPTYGRVQYPVWALALGWCMVAFILLWIPVIAAYKLIRAQGNALERVKSLCSPSEKWHPYLDDHRGERYSEEHCRRRKTHSQQTRQEPHIHVISSSWL